Genomic segment of Sebastes umbrosus isolate fSebUmb1 chromosome 19, fSebUmb1.pri, whole genome shotgun sequence:
AGCCAGcttgtgaacatagtggagcatttagcagataATTCTTTCAGGAGGTAGAGACAAAAACAGAGCaattttgtcatttgtcatgtaatcaaaaactctaaaaatgaattaatacagCTTTAAATTATAAGTCACTTGAGGTCGTTCAGGCTGTTTTGTTGCTTCCACGGGGTCATTCAGTTCTTTCCCTAGTTTATCGTTCTACTGACAGCTAATCAAACACTTTAGCTATAATGTATGActctatatgacttttttttttttttacagatattcATGAACAAGATGCCACTGAAAAGTTTTCAGAGTGGAACAATCGGCCCATTAACTCCACCCAGGGCCTGTTCACGATGTCCATACGCAGCAGTGACAAGAAGAGCTTCAGGAGGAAGCAAAAGGACAAGATGAGGGAGAGcgcatcctcttcctcctttttacTGCAACCTGATCACATGGTAGAAACACCATGTGTGAACACAGCAGAGGTAGGTGCGTCCACCCAAAACATGATATCTGTAAAAACAGAGCCCGGCCTGGATGAAAGTGGTGCTATTGACCTCTCCCAGCCTTCGTCCCTCCTCAATCTGACAATGAGGCCGATAAAAAATGAAAGCGCGGAAGTTAGTTTCGACGATGCATATGCCACTCTGCCGCCATCTACAGGCCTCGAACAAGACCCCAGAGGCAGCGACGGTGAAGTTAAGGTCACCATTGTTTCTGACACTTACATGCAGGATGGACAGTTCATTAagacggaggaagaggagcagaatgGGGTGTTGCAGTATGACAATGACGGTTTCACTAAGCCTGAGTTGAGCTATTACCCTGAGTCAGTAATAGATCCTGAGGCGGCTGCAAGCAGACAGGTTGTGGAGCCAGAAGTAGTGGCGAATGAAGAAAACGCTGCTGTTGCCGCAGATGCGTTTGTGGAGGTTCCGAACAACTTTCTGCGCTGCCCCACCTGTCCCAAAACATTCAGTCGAGCAGCTTCGCTCAACATCCACATCAAGACGCACAGCGCCGAAAAGGCCCACAGCTGCAGCTACTGCGGCAAACGCTTCGGCCGGTCCGACCTCCTCAAGTCCCACAAGCGCACCCACACAGGAGAGAGACCCTACAGCTGCAACCTCTGCAGTAAAACGTACGCCCATCCCAGTCAGCTCCGGATACACAAACGCGTCCACACCGGAGAGAAGCCGTATTCCTGCTCGCACTGCGGGAAGCGCTTCAACGAGCACAACCAGCTCAAAGTCCACTTGCGGACTCACACCGGGGAGAGGCCTTACAGCTGCCAGGAGTGCGGCAAAACTTTCAGCAACGCGGGCAACCTGCGCATACACGAGAGGATCCACACCGGCGAGAAGCCGTACTGCTGCGCTCAGTGCGGGAAACGGTTCAACGGCTTGGGCGACCTCAAAACACACTACAGGATTCACACTGGCGAGAGGCCCTACAGCTGCGAGCTGTGTAAGAAGACCTTCAGCCAGGCGGGCCATCTCACCATACACATGCGGATGCACACGGGAGAAAGGCCGTACAGCTGCAACGAGTGCGGCAAGAAGTTCACGGTGGCCAGCAGCCTCAAACTGCACCAGAGGACTCACACCGGAGAGAAGGAGTACATCTGCTCGTTCTGCAGCAAGAGCTTCAGCAGGTCGGGTCACCTGAAGAGACACGAGCTGGTCCACACCA
This window contains:
- the LOC119478260 gene encoding endothelial zinc finger protein induced by tumor necrosis factor alpha-like encodes the protein MATSSDLKVFLESSLNEIFRATVSDIIDSVDRTLSEYQGTIHRIESENEGLKRLLLAQKSPEAAAQDIHEQDATEKFSEWNNRPINSTQGLFTMSIRSSDKKSFRRKQKDKMRESASSSSFLLQPDHMVETPCVNTAEVGASTQNMISVKTEPGLDESGAIDLSQPSSLLNLTMRPIKNESAEVSFDDAYATLPPSTGLEQDPRGSDGEVKVTIVSDTYMQDGQFIKTEEEEQNGVLQYDNDGFTKPELSYYPESVIDPEAAASRQVVEPEVVANEENAAVAADAFVEVPNNFLRCPTCPKTFSRAASLNIHIKTHSAEKAHSCSYCGKRFGRSDLLKSHKRTHTGERPYSCNLCSKTYAHPSQLRIHKRVHTGEKPYSCSHCGKRFNEHNQLKVHLRTHTGERPYSCQECGKTFSNAGNLRIHERIHTGEKPYCCAQCGKRFNGLGDLKTHYRIHTGERPYSCELCKKTFSQAGHLTIHMRMHTGERPYSCNECGKKFTVASSLKLHQRTHTGEKEYICSFCSKSFSRSGHLKRHELVHTKEKIYLCSQCGKTYTDQSSLKKHLKMHAAKEQKDQSEGRTSDAETSRPSASETLSDTVKNQNQILGDE